The following coding sequences lie in one Steroidobacter denitrificans genomic window:
- a CDS encoding ethylbenzene dehydrogenase-related protein, with the protein MRAIYTPELTLKDYLVIDHDCWGRANGVNLQMVETPIAMQPTDAIRAQWKGRKHGVVTQARLAALHNGTVLGFRLEWADASVDERIVDNDQFVDAAAIMLPSVPKAPILLMGQKGAPVNAWYWRADEGVDGRNIVSEGYGTTRTVTPKTVICNQQWRKGTWSVVITRALALKTSEPIAQMKPAEQLPYGVAIWEGGNQERAGIKSFALSIEDLILDAAS; encoded by the coding sequence ATGCGAGCTATTTATACGCCAGAGCTCACACTTAAGGATTATCTCGTCATCGATCATGACTGCTGGGGTCGTGCGAATGGCGTGAACCTGCAGATGGTAGAAACGCCGATAGCAATGCAGCCCACTGACGCGATCCGAGCACAATGGAAGGGCCGTAAACATGGCGTGGTTACACAGGCGCGACTGGCGGCACTGCATAACGGCACGGTGCTGGGATTCCGATTGGAATGGGCTGATGCGAGCGTTGATGAACGGATCGTCGATAACGATCAATTTGTGGATGCAGCCGCAATCATGCTGCCGTCGGTACCGAAGGCACCGATCCTATTGATGGGACAGAAGGGTGCGCCGGTCAATGCGTGGTATTGGCGTGCGGACGAGGGGGTGGATGGACGAAATATAGTGTCAGAGGGCTACGGAACGACTCGTACCGTGACGCCAAAGACGGTGATATGTAATCAGCAATGGCGCAAAGGCACATGGAGCGTGGTCATCACGCGTGCGCTTGCCCTGAAGACGTCTGAACCCATCGCCCAGATGAAACCAGCCGAGCAGTTGCCCTACGGAGTGGCGATCTGGGAGGGTGGCAATCAGGAACGCGCTGGTATCAAATCTTTTGCGTTGAGTATCGAGGATCTGATACTGGACGCAGCGTCATGA